The Armatimonadota bacterium genome includes a region encoding these proteins:
- a CDS encoding ABC transporter ATP-binding protein, which produces MQQIIRAENIIKKFGIRTALAGVTLEVYKSEVFGIFGFSGSGKTTLIYSLAGIIKSDAGTVTMSTNTSPAIWFEKPAVDPQLTPFETLWISATLYGIPRRRRRSMIRDILSLVGLDDLRNEPAKSFSKGMLKQLEAARALLSPSEVLLADEPMADIDPPTRERLWEHLLARRVSKKHTILIATSRPEDAEICDRIALIHKGRLVGCGTLDELRNATGPEELIIQPIEAGKSIAKMRQYKGITAIEQNGSLIIELSAKVRPSEIIKQMHGEISAVRLSPRKVDSILAELIAKKEETTHL; this is translated from the coding sequence ATGCAGCAAATTATCAGAGCGGAGAACATAATAAAGAAATTCGGTATTAGGACCGCTCTTGCTGGGGTTACGCTCGAAGTTTATAAGAGTGAAGTGTTCGGCATATTTGGATTTTCCGGCTCAGGGAAAACGACACTCATCTATTCCCTTGCTGGAATTATCAAATCCGATGCTGGCACAGTAACGATGAGCACAAACACATCCCCGGCAATATGGTTCGAAAAGCCAGCAGTCGATCCCCAGCTTACTCCTTTTGAAACTCTATGGATTAGCGCAACTTTATACGGCATCCCAAGGCGCAGGCGACGATCAATGATTAGAGACATCTTATCGCTAGTCGGGCTTGATGACCTGCGAAACGAACCAGCGAAATCATTTTCCAAAGGGATGCTAAAGCAACTTGAGGCTGCCCGAGCACTGCTATCACCTTCAGAGGTGCTTCTTGCCGACGAGCCAATGGCTGACATTGACCCGCCAACGCGAGAACGACTTTGGGAACATCTTCTAGCACGCAGGGTTTCAAAGAAACATACAATTTTAATCGCAACTAGCCGCCCAGAAGATGCTGAAATCTGCGACCGCATTGCACTGATTCACAAAGGAAGATTGGTTGGATGCGGAACCCTAGACGAACTTAGAAATGCCACTGGCCCCGAAGAACTAATAATCCAACCCATTGAAGCCGGTAAATCTATTGCAAAAATGCGGCAATACAAGGGAATTACCGCAATCGAGCAGAATGGGTCGCTTATTATCGAACTTTCAGCTAAAGTTCGGCCCTCGGAAATCATAAAACAGATGCACGGCGAAATCAGCGCAGTTCGCCTAAGCCCTCGAAAAGTTGATTCAATTCTAGCAGAGCTCATAGCGAAAAAAGAAGAGACTACACATCTATAG
- a CDS encoding Gfo/Idh/MocA family oxidoreductase: MAKSKSKLERVRVGVIGVGIGRLHIQSYVKCPEAEVVAVCDAREDRARRVATEFGIPHIYTDYRDMLALPGLDAVSVCTPNYTHAQMTIDSFEAGKHVICEKPLAINPAEGEAMVAAGKKAGKIFMTAFNNRFRGDTQTLKKFIENGELGEIYFAKTGWVRRKGIPGMGSWFTQKEKAGGGPLIDIGVHVLDLALWLMGNPKAISVTGSTYAKFGPKGEGTGTWGTMDASGVFDVEDFAAGFIRLENGATVMLEASWASHIKCDIIYTQLLGTKGGAELDPLRIYTDIHGTSSDIMPQCPNVSGHEMEIRHFIDCIIHGKEPISTGEHGLEIVRILDALYKSAETGREVIMK; encoded by the coding sequence ATGGCAAAGTCAAAAAGCAAACTTGAAAGAGTACGTGTTGGCGTGATTGGAGTCGGCATTGGCCGGCTTCATATCCAATCTTACGTTAAATGCCCCGAAGCAGAGGTTGTCGCTGTATGTGATGCAAGAGAGGACCGTGCCCGACGGGTTGCTACCGAGTTTGGGATTCCTCACATATATACCGATTATCGCGACATGCTAGCATTGCCTGGTCTTGACGCTGTAAGCGTGTGCACACCAAACTATACGCACGCACAAATGACGATTGACAGCTTCGAAGCCGGAAAACACGTCATTTGCGAGAAGCCCCTTGCAATAAACCCTGCGGAAGGAGAAGCAATGGTAGCGGCTGGGAAAAAGGCAGGGAAAATATTCATGACCGCATTCAACAATCGGTTTCGAGGGGACACCCAAACTCTTAAAAAGTTCATCGAAAACGGCGAGCTAGGTGAAATTTACTTTGCTAAAACCGGCTGGGTCAGGCGAAAAGGCATTCCTGGCATGGGCAGCTGGTTTACGCAGAAAGAAAAAGCTGGCGGAGGGCCGCTAATTGATATTGGTGTTCACGTTCTTGATCTCGCCCTGTGGCTGATGGGCAATCCTAAAGCCATTTCTGTTACTGGTAGCACCTATGCCAAGTTTGGTCCAAAAGGTGAAGGAACTGGCACCTGGGGAACTATGGATGCTAGCGGCGTTTTCGACGTCGAGGACTTTGCGGCTGGATTTATTCGACTTGAAAACGGTGCAACCGTAATGCTCGAAGCTAGCTGGGCATCGCACATCAAGTGCGACATAATTTACACACAATTACTAGGAACAAAAGGCGGCGCCGAGCTCGACCCACTGCGCATTTACACAGACATCCACGGCACAAGCTCGGACATTATGCCTCAATGCCCAAATGTCTCAGGCCATGAGATGGAAATTCGACACTTTATAGATTGCATAATACACGGCAAAGAACCGATATCAACTGGCGAACATGGCTTGGAGATTGTTCGGATTCTAGATGCCTTGTATAAATCTGCCGAGACAGGCAGAGAGGTGATAATGAAATAA
- a CDS encoding sugar phosphate isomerase/epimerase, translating to MKIGVFTVAFGHLKFEEALDYVKSVGVEAVEIGTGNYPPNCHCDLDKLLSSETQRKAFLKAIESRGLVISALSCHGNPLHPNKQIANEHHTVHRKTVELAQKLGVERVINFSGCPGDSPRAKYPNWVTCPWPPDFREIIEWQWKRKVIPYWRAEAKFAKEHGVKICFEMHPGFVVYNPETLLKLRNACGDAIGANFDPSHLFWQGIDPVKAIRKLGDAIYHVHAKDCRVDPINAEVNGVLDTKTYTDEINRSWIFRTIGYGHDADVWKDIVSALRLVGYDWVLSIEHEDSLMAQTEGFEKAVSFLKEVVISKKPSEAFWA from the coding sequence GTGAAGATTGGAGTTTTCACAGTAGCATTTGGACACCTAAAGTTCGAAGAGGCGCTCGATTATGTAAAGAGCGTCGGTGTAGAAGCGGTGGAAATCGGCACAGGAAACTATCCGCCTAACTGCCACTGCGACCTTGACAAACTTCTCTCAAGCGAGACACAGCGGAAAGCTTTTCTCAAAGCTATTGAGTCTCGCGGCTTGGTGATAAGCGCGCTCTCTTGTCATGGGAACCCTCTCCATCCAAACAAGCAAATTGCAAACGAGCATCATACAGTGCACCGCAAGACAGTCGAACTAGCACAGAAACTTGGGGTTGAGAGGGTTATAAACTTCTCTGGTTGCCCAGGCGACTCACCACGAGCGAAATACCCAAACTGGGTTACATGCCCTTGGCCACCAGATTTCAGGGAGATTATTGAATGGCAGTGGAAGCGAAAGGTCATTCCCTACTGGCGCGCAGAAGCAAAGTTTGCCAAAGAACACGGCGTCAAGATTTGCTTCGAGATGCATCCGGGGTTTGTGGTGTATAACCCGGAAACGCTCCTCAAACTTCGAAATGCTTGCGGCGATGCCATTGGTGCGAACTTTGACCCAAGCCACCTCTTCTGGCAAGGAATTGACCCAGTAAAAGCCATTCGAAAGCTTGGCGACGCAATCTACCACGTTCACGCCAAGGATTGCCGAGTTGATCCAATAAACGCAGAGGTAAACGGCGTACTGGACACAAAAACCTACACTGATGAAATCAACCGAAGCTGGATTTTCCGAACCATCGGCTACGGACACGACGCTGACGTTTGGAAGGACATTGTAAGTGCATTACGACTCGTAGGTTATGATTGGGTGCTTTCCATTGAACACGAAGACAGCCTTATGGCGCAAACCGAAGGCTTTGAAAAGGCTGTCTCATTCCTAAAAGAGGTGGTAATTTCAAAGAAACCGAGCGAAGCATTCTGGGCATAG
- the ilvE gene encoding branched-chain-amino-acid transaminase: MGQVVYLNGKFVPLEDAKITVYDHGLLYGDGAFEGIRVYSRKVFKLREHIQRLYRSTHAMMINLPISQKEMEEAILELLRRNEVQDGYIRITVTRGVGLGLDPRVCKTPTIIIMSDKLSLYPEEMYRNGLHVVTVSTRVCPAQCLEPRIKSLGKYVANIQAKIEANRVNAGEGLMLNTEGYVAEATGDNIFIVKDDKLITPPPYAGILEGITRNTVIDLAKGMGIPVEERLFTLFDVYIADECFLTGTAAEVIPVVQVDGRTIGNGQPGNMTKRLIEAFRTLTKTEGVPF, translated from the coding sequence ATGGGTCAAGTCGTATACTTGAACGGAAAATTCGTCCCTCTGGAGGACGCAAAGATCACGGTATACGATCACGGCTTGCTCTATGGGGACGGAGCGTTCGAGGGAATTCGGGTCTACTCCCGCAAAGTATTTAAGCTTCGCGAACATATACAAAGGTTGTATCGTTCAACCCATGCAATGATGATCAACCTGCCTATATCGCAGAAGGAGATGGAAGAAGCAATTCTCGAACTCCTTCGGCGAAATGAGGTCCAGGATGGTTACATAAGAATAACCGTAACTAGAGGAGTCGGCCTCGGGCTAGACCCGCGTGTTTGCAAGACCCCCACGATAATTATAATGAGCGACAAGCTCAGCCTTTACCCTGAAGAAATGTACCGCAACGGCCTTCACGTGGTGACCGTGTCCACAAGAGTGTGCCCGGCGCAGTGCTTAGAACCAAGAATCAAGTCGCTCGGGAAGTACGTTGCGAACATTCAAGCGAAAATTGAAGCAAACAGGGTTAACGCAGGCGAGGGTTTGATGCTCAACACTGAAGGCTATGTTGCCGAAGCAACAGGCGACAACATTTTCATCGTAAAAGATGATAAGCTAATTACCCCACCACCCTATGCAGGTATATTGGAGGGGATAACACGAAACACAGTGATTGACCTTGCGAAAGGCATGGGTATACCAGTCGAAGAGAGACTTTTTACTCTCTTTGATGTCTACATAGCCGACGAGTGCTTCCTAACTGGTACTGCCGCAGAAGTAATCCCGGTAGTTCAAGTAGATGGACGCACAATCGGCAATGGCCAGCCAGGCAATATGACAAAAAGGCTGATTGAAGCCTTTAGAACTTTGACAAAAACAGAAGGCGTGCCGTTCTGA
- a CDS encoding ATP--guanido phosphotransferase, which yields MPAWARSEGPASDVAVSTRARLARNIEGLPFPCRARDADLKKVADRVLDTIYKTDERFGRFYVLHPRHMTAFERFALIDSHLASSQHVAGGSYRPVVLNESGTLSLMVNEEDHMRIQCILPGLQPLRALEVVREFDTFLGEQIRYAWADNYGYLTASLSNIGTGLRLSVMLHLAGLTMLGEVVSTLTAAAQLKISVRGLFGEGTKALGDLFQVSNETTIGFSEKEITSRVRGAAEHLIAREREARRIILHNKKEEITNLANEARARLLTARALSGEEALAHLSTLRLAAGLGIPPGISATAFSELLALMQIGATASIERRGLPIAETIGAEVRRARQVREKLAEESAIAQLRLSE from the coding sequence ATGCCGGCTTGGGCCCGCTCTGAAGGCCCTGCCAGCGATGTTGCGGTTTCCACTCGCGCCCGCCTGGCACGAAACATAGAAGGCCTGCCATTTCCCTGCCGTGCACGTGATGCAGACCTTAAAAAGGTTGCCGACCGAGTTTTAGACACGATTTACAAAACAGATGAAAGGTTCGGCAGGTTCTATGTGTTGCATCCTCGGCACATGACAGCCTTCGAAAGATTTGCTCTGATTGATTCGCACCTTGCAAGCAGTCAGCATGTAGCTGGCGGGAGTTACCGCCCTGTGGTGTTAAATGAAAGCGGCACTTTAAGCCTCATGGTAAACGAAGAAGACCACATGAGGATACAGTGCATCCTGCCGGGGCTACAGCCATTAAGAGCGCTGGAAGTCGTTCGCGAGTTCGATACATTTCTTGGCGAACAAATTCGGTATGCCTGGGCTGACAATTATGGATACCTAACAGCATCTCTAAGCAATATAGGCACAGGGCTTAGGCTTTCGGTAATGCTTCATCTCGCAGGCTTGACTATGCTTGGAGAGGTGGTTTCGACATTGACTGCGGCCGCGCAACTAAAAATCTCTGTGCGCGGGCTTTTCGGAGAGGGTACAAAAGCTCTGGGAGATCTTTTTCAGGTATCAAACGAAACAACAATAGGGTTCTCCGAAAAGGAGATAACCTCCAGAGTAAGAGGTGCGGCCGAACACCTAATAGCAAGGGAACGTGAGGCACGGAGAATAATTCTTCATAATAAAAAGGAAGAAATCACCAATCTGGCAAACGAAGCGCGAGCCAGATTATTAACGGCGCGTGCGCTGAGTGGAGAAGAAGCGCTAGCACATCTCTCCACACTCCGGCTTGCAGCCGGGCTTGGGATACCGCCAGGAATATCGGCGACAGCATTTAGCGAACTTCTCGCATTAATGCAGATAGGGGCAACCGCCTCAATCGAAAGGCGCGGCCTGCCCATTGCAGAAACTATAGGCGCTGAAGTGAGACGTGCCCGGCAAGTGCGTGAAAAGCTTGCGGAGGAAAGTGCGATTGCCCAACTGAGGCTTTCCGAATAA
- a CDS encoding ATP-dependent Clp protease ATP-binding subunit → MWQRFTERARRVVFFAQEEASRLGENFVTTEHLLLGLVRESDSVAARILDRMGVSLNRIRAEIERQVTRGDGRLSQDTMQLTPRAKRVIDLAYDEARQLNNNYIGTEHLLLGLIREGEGLAARVLAKLGVDLERTRREVMNLQSDDSSMATTRTRSRTPTLDEFGRDLTDLARQDKLDPVVGRNTEIERVIQILSRRTKNNPVLIGEPGVGKTAIAEGLAQRIVSGDIPEMLKDRRIVALDLAGVVAGTKYRGEFEERMKRIIDEVRKANGEVILFIDELHTLVGAGAAEGAIDASNIMKPALARGELQCIGATTMDEYRKYIERDAALERRFQPIQVREPTVEEAIDILKGLRDRYEGHHHVKIRDDALYAAARLADRYITDRCLPDKAIDLIDEAASRVRLQRTLPPAELRAAKAELRLVTQELESLPATGQYDRAIELQAQERYLTEKIRELDRQWQESVNATEPVVTEDEIAHIVFSWTGIPVSRLVETETAKLLNMEQALHERIIGQDEAIVAVSRAIRRARSGLKDPKRPTGSFIFLGPTGVGKTELARALAAFLFNNEDNLIRIDMSEYMERFAVSRLVGAPPGYVGYEEGGQLTEAVRRQPYSVVLLDEIEKAHPEVFNILLQVMEDGRLTDSQGRVVDFKNTVMIMTSNIGAQLISSDGGIGFRTAKKVDEDTRAYEAMKNRVTEEMKKVFRPEFLNRVDEVIVFHSLTSAQILQIVDLMLNRVREQLKVQGMDLEASDEVKEVLAKEGFDPAFGARPLRRAVQRIIEDPLSEEILMGRFSEGDVIRAELDDGKVIFKKAEKAEPLKV, encoded by the coding sequence ATGTGGCAGCGGTTTACTGAGAGGGCGCGTAGAGTCGTTTTCTTCGCTCAGGAAGAGGCCAGCAGGCTTGGCGAGAATTTTGTCACGACAGAGCACCTGCTTCTTGGCCTTGTACGCGAGAGCGATAGCGTAGCCGCGCGAATACTCGACCGGATGGGCGTAAGCCTTAACCGGATCCGGGCTGAAATCGAGCGGCAGGTTACAAGAGGAGACGGCCGGCTCAGCCAGGATACCATGCAACTAACCCCACGCGCAAAGCGCGTGATCGACCTGGCATACGACGAAGCTAGGCAACTGAACAACAACTACATAGGCACGGAACACCTGCTACTCGGCCTCATCCGAGAGGGTGAAGGGCTTGCAGCACGCGTTCTAGCCAAGCTTGGAGTTGATCTAGAAAGAACAAGACGAGAAGTAATGAATCTCCAAAGCGATGATAGTTCTATGGCAACAACCAGGACAAGGTCGAGGACTCCCACACTGGATGAATTCGGCCGCGACCTGACAGATTTAGCCAGACAAGATAAGCTCGACCCAGTTGTCGGCAGAAATACCGAGATCGAGCGCGTCATCCAAATCCTGAGCAGAAGGACGAAAAACAACCCTGTGCTGATTGGAGAGCCTGGTGTAGGTAAGACAGCAATCGCCGAAGGTCTTGCCCAGCGCATTGTATCCGGCGACATCCCTGAAATGCTGAAAGACCGCCGGATTGTGGCTCTTGACCTTGCGGGTGTGGTTGCTGGCACGAAGTATCGAGGCGAATTCGAAGAGCGGATGAAGCGCATTATAGATGAAGTGCGCAAAGCCAACGGTGAGGTAATCCTCTTTATTGACGAGCTACACACCTTGGTTGGCGCAGGTGCAGCCGAGGGAGCAATCGATGCTTCGAACATCATGAAGCCAGCCCTTGCGCGCGGTGAGCTCCAGTGCATTGGCGCAACAACGATGGACGAATACCGCAAGTATATCGAGCGCGATGCCGCTCTGGAGCGAAGATTCCAGCCCATCCAGGTCCGCGAGCCCACCGTTGAAGAAGCAATAGACATCCTCAAGGGATTGAGAGATAGATATGAGGGGCATCATCATGTAAAGATTCGAGATGACGCCCTCTACGCCGCAGCTCGTCTTGCTGATAGGTATATAACCGATCGTTGCCTGCCAGACAAGGCAATTGACCTAATAGACGAAGCAGCTTCGCGAGTAAGATTGCAAAGAACGTTGCCACCTGCCGAACTCCGAGCAGCAAAGGCTGAGCTACGTTTGGTAACGCAGGAACTAGAGTCACTGCCTGCAACGGGGCAATACGATCGCGCAATCGAGCTCCAAGCTCAGGAGCGGTATCTTACTGAAAAAATCCGAGAGCTTGACCGTCAATGGCAGGAAAGCGTGAATGCAACAGAGCCGGTCGTGACAGAAGATGAAATTGCTCACATTGTGTTCAGCTGGACAGGCATTCCTGTTTCAAGACTAGTTGAAACAGAGACAGCCAAGCTTTTGAACATGGAGCAGGCTTTGCACGAGAGAATTATCGGACAGGACGAAGCAATTGTGGCGGTTTCCCGTGCAATCAGACGGGCTAGGTCAGGGCTAAAGGACCCCAAGCGGCCTACTGGTTCGTTCATATTCCTAGGCCCCACTGGCGTCGGAAAGACGGAGCTTGCACGGGCGCTAGCGGCGTTTCTATTCAACAATGAGGATAACTTAATTCGCATAGACATGTCTGAATATATGGAGCGGTTCGCCGTATCAAGACTTGTAGGTGCGCCACCTGGGTATGTGGGCTACGAAGAAGGCGGACAGCTTACCGAAGCTGTTCGTCGGCAACCCTACTCGGTTGTGCTACTCGACGAGATAGAAAAGGCGCATCCAGAAGTATTCAACATCTTGCTCCAAGTTATGGAGGACGGTCGACTAACGGACTCACAAGGACGTGTTGTCGACTTCAAGAATACGGTTATGATAATGACCTCAAACATAGGAGCACAGCTAATAAGCAGCGATGGCGGCATTGGTTTCCGAACCGCAAAAAAGGTTGACGAGGATACTCGTGCATACGAGGCAATGAAAAACCGAGTAACCGAGGAGATGAAGAAAGTCTTCCGGCCTGAGTTCCTGAACCGGGTGGACGAAGTTATAGTGTTCCACTCGCTTACTTCGGCGCAGATTCTGCAAATCGTCGACCTAATGCTGAACAGAGTGCGCGAACAGCTCAAGGTCCAAGGCATGGACCTTGAAGCAAGCGACGAGGTAAAGGAAGTACTGGCGAAAGAAGGCTTCGACCCGGCGTTTGGCGCAAGGCCCTTGCGCAGGGCTGTACAAAGGATAATTGAAGATCCGCTCAGCGAAGAGATACTTATGGGGCGCTTCAGCGAAGGTGACGTCATCCGCGCTGAGCTCGACGACGGCAAGGTAATCTTCAAAAAGGCAGAGAAAGCCGAGCCGCTCAAGGTATAA
- a CDS encoding glycoside hydrolase family 55 protein, which produces MSIYGLLTISTLLCMAIGSSAVNMLDVKQFGVKGDGKVDDSAAIQKALDACAANGGGTVKLPAGKYKLSKPITVPSGVMLAGEWEAPHHAQLLKGTVILAYADRGKEDGPALVTLSPSSGIKGMTFFYPMQRIPGVKPYPWTIRGYGMHCSVINVTLVNSYKGIDFATEPNELHYIRNVFGCPLKIGIAVDKCADIGRIENVHFNPHHWMRAEVEGIPTWQDLRNYLLENCTAFEFGRTDWEYVLNTFSYGCKVGMRFYASKNGACNGNFLGCGVDWARTAVLIEQTQEPGLLFTNGEFVGADIADAEIEVVPGFTGVAQFSNCAFWGPTQQIAKMAGDGFVSFSQCNFQVWDRMNNGTPALEATKGSIAIHSCRFGRDLNQIKLGPDVKTATIIGNTLAGPQKIENQSKGDVQISMNVSRTGK; this is translated from the coding sequence ATGAGTATTTATGGGTTGCTAACAATAAGCACGTTATTGTGTATGGCAATTGGATCATCTGCGGTAAATATGCTCGATGTAAAGCAATTTGGTGTAAAGGGAGATGGTAAGGTAGATGATTCTGCGGCGATTCAAAAGGCGCTCGATGCCTGTGCGGCAAATGGCGGCGGCACTGTGAAGCTACCTGCGGGAAAATATAAGCTTTCAAAACCGATTACCGTGCCTTCCGGTGTTATGCTCGCAGGCGAGTGGGAAGCGCCACACCACGCCCAGCTTTTGAAGGGCACTGTGATACTTGCCTATGCCGATAGAGGCAAGGAAGACGGCCCAGCACTTGTGACTCTCTCGCCAAGTAGTGGAATTAAGGGAATGACTTTCTTTTATCCTATGCAGAGAATTCCTGGCGTGAAACCTTACCCTTGGACAATTAGGGGGTATGGAATGCACTGCAGCGTAATCAATGTGACACTTGTCAATTCATACAAAGGTATCGATTTTGCAACCGAGCCGAATGAGCTTCACTATATCCGCAATGTATTTGGTTGTCCGCTTAAAATAGGCATTGCGGTAGATAAATGCGCCGATATCGGGCGCATTGAGAATGTCCACTTCAACCCTCACCATTGGATGCGTGCCGAGGTTGAGGGAATACCCACATGGCAAGACTTGCGAAATTACCTTCTGGAAAATTGTACTGCTTTTGAGTTCGGGCGCACAGATTGGGAATATGTGCTTAACACTTTTTCCTACGGGTGCAAAGTTGGAATGCGCTTTTACGCTAGCAAAAACGGAGCTTGTAACGGAAACTTCCTTGGGTGTGGCGTTGATTGGGCGCGAACTGCAGTGCTAATTGAACAGACTCAAGAGCCGGGACTTCTCTTCACTAATGGCGAGTTTGTTGGGGCAGATATTGCCGATGCTGAAATTGAGGTCGTACCTGGATTTACAGGAGTCGCCCAATTCTCTAACTGTGCCTTCTGGGGTCCAACTCAGCAAATTGCTAAAATGGCAGGCGACGGCTTCGTAAGCTTCTCTCAGTGCAATTTCCAAGTGTGGGATAGGATGAATAATGGTACGCCGGCGCTGGAAGCAACAAAAGGCAGTATCGCAATTCATTCCTGCAGGTTCGGGCGTGACTTGAACCAAATCAAACTTGGTCCTGATGTAAAGACAGCCACAATCATTGGAAATACCTTGGCTGGCCCGCAGAAAATAGAAAATCAAAGCAAAGGTGATGTGCAGATAAGCATGAACGTGAGCCGCACAGGAAAATAA
- a CDS encoding sugar phosphate isomerase/epimerase: MQEPISKYFRVGLIHPMAYPSVIKGEGPILETLEKILEDDYFSAVEVTWIKDKKVRAEAAKMLKTAHVEVVFAGQPPLLTQGLDLNAADEAARKRAIDQTKDSVDQAYELGAHLVAILSGPDPGDADRANAMNRLVDSLCQICDYAKAQRQENPIYISLETFDRTIEKKCLIGPTKEAVELAKRVKKECSNFGLTIDLSHQPLLSESISEMVRGASEYLIHAHMGNCVMRDPSNPAYGDAHPAFGCDLGENDVNEVAEYLRCLMDIGFFNKQLPTGMAVVSFEVKPLPGESSELVVAGAKRVLNEAWAKI; this comes from the coding sequence GTGCAGGAACCCATTTCGAAGTATTTCCGGGTGGGGCTTATACACCCCATGGCATATCCTTCGGTTATCAAGGGCGAAGGCCCAATTCTTGAGACATTAGAAAAAATCTTGGAGGATGATTACTTCAGTGCTGTCGAAGTAACATGGATAAAGGATAAGAAAGTTCGAGCAGAAGCCGCAAAGATGCTAAAGACTGCCCACGTCGAGGTAGTTTTCGCCGGACAACCGCCACTTCTCACACAAGGGCTTGACCTCAATGCGGCCGATGAAGCTGCTCGGAAGCGTGCAATTGACCAAACTAAGGATTCTGTGGATCAAGCTTACGAACTCGGCGCCCACCTAGTTGCCATCCTGAGCGGGCCAGACCCCGGAGATGCAGATAGAGCTAATGCAATGAACCGACTAGTAGATTCGCTTTGCCAAATCTGCGATTATGCAAAAGCCCAGCGGCAAGAAAATCCGATATACATTTCACTCGAAACATTCGACCGTACCATTGAAAAGAAGTGCTTGATTGGTCCAACAAAAGAAGCTGTCGAGCTGGCAAAGCGTGTTAAAAAAGAGTGTTCAAACTTCGGTCTCACTATAGACCTCAGCCATCAGCCGCTACTCTCGGAGTCAATTTCTGAGATGGTAAGAGGAGCATCTGAGTATCTTATTCACGCTCATATGGGCAACTGCGTAATGCGCGACCCCTCGAATCCCGCTTATGGAGATGCACATCCTGCATTTGGCTGTGACTTAGGCGAGAACGATGTGAATGAGGTTGCTGAATACCTTCGTTGCCTGATGGATATTGGCTTTTTCAACAAGCAACTTCCGACAGGAATGGCAGTAGTCAGCTTTGAGGTCAAACCACTTCCTGGCGAGAGTTCAGAGCTTGTAGTAGCTGGCGCAAAGCGTGTTCTAAACGAGGCATGGGCGAAGATATAA
- the iolB gene encoding 5-deoxy-glucuronate isomerase, whose protein sequence is MSRSEQCTENLLIKAKTISEGYTKIVGRGEKGLKHLEFGRLWLTSGEWSSDSKDCEVVMDIYSGVVSLETNSANFERLGNRKNVFEELATVIYLPPQTSYRLSVVEGPADIAVFSAAATSSEANVTIIRPEDNIVTTPGKDNWLRHVYTAIGNNLPATKTIFGETVNPPGNWSSYPPHKHDAFVPPNEVPLEEIYYFQLNPSQGFGIIRIYTEPNDPGPMDEVYVVENGDTVVIPRGYHPVAAAPGYTLHYTWAMAGDIRKPGALSDDPRHAWVKEI, encoded by the coding sequence ATGAGCCGCTCTGAGCAATGCACCGAGAATTTGCTTATAAAAGCAAAAACTATTTCGGAGGGATATACAAAAATCGTAGGTAGAGGTGAAAAGGGATTGAAGCACCTCGAGTTTGGGCGCCTTTGGCTCACATCAGGCGAATGGTCGTCGGACAGCAAGGACTGCGAGGTTGTTATGGACATCTACTCGGGCGTAGTCTCGCTAGAGACCAATTCGGCGAACTTTGAGCGGCTTGGTAACCGCAAAAATGTATTCGAAGAACTGGCCACAGTGATTTATCTACCGCCGCAGACGTCCTACCGCCTAAGTGTCGTCGAAGGACCAGCTGACATTGCTGTTTTCTCTGCGGCCGCAACTTCCTCCGAGGCTAATGTTACAATCATACGCCCTGAGGACAACATTGTAACCACTCCAGGCAAAGATAATTGGTTGAGGCATGTTTACACTGCAATTGGCAATAACTTGCCCGCCACAAAAACAATCTTTGGGGAAACAGTCAATCCCCCTGGGAATTGGTCAAGCTATCCACCGCATAAGCACGATGCATTTGTCCCGCCAAATGAAGTGCCCTTGGAAGAAATTTACTATTTTCAGCTCAATCCAAGCCAGGGATTTGGGATTATTCGCATTTATACCGAGCCAAACGATCCAGGGCCAATGGATGAAGTTTATGTAGTGGAAAACGGAGATACAGTAGTCATTCCTAGGGGCTACCACCCAGTTGCCGCCGCGCCAGGATATACGCTTCATTATACTTGGGCGATGGCTGGTGACATTCGCAAGCCTGGGGCACTTTCCGATGATCCTAGGCATGCGTGGGTAAAAGAGATATAA